In Topomyia yanbarensis strain Yona2022 chromosome 2, ASM3024719v1, whole genome shotgun sequence, one DNA window encodes the following:
- the LOC131686167 gene encoding pre-mRNA-splicing factor CWC22 homolog, whose product MSDSEKSRSQRDKREHSVSPRPTPGSPTQQEKRRKKVSRRGRDSRSRSRSRSRSRSKDRRNKREEYRSRRSRSRSNDRDRKRKERRTSRDRRSLESGERSRSTSNEKDDTTVPPKPERNDETKKAPIRRTVDLLTSKTGGAYIPPARLRMMQAEITDKTSAAYQRISWEALKKSIHGYINKVNVDNIGIITRELLRENIVRGRGLLCRSIIQAQAASPTFTHVYAALVAIINSKFPNIGELLLKRLVIQFKRGFRRNDKSICLSSSRFVAHLVNQRVAHEILALEILTLLVENPTDDSVEVAIAFLKEVGQKLTEVSGKGINAIFEMLKNILHEGKLDKRVQYMIEVVFQIRKDGFKDHTAVSDALELVEEDDQYTHLIMLDEATDTQDILNVFKVDNEYEENETKYKAISKEILGSDASGDDGEEGASSGSGSGSDSEGDDSEGGSDEEGDAAQKQLIVDNTETNLIALRRTIYLTIHSSLDYEECAHKLMKMELKPGQEQELCHMFLDCCAEQRTYEKFYGLLAQRFCMINKIYIEPFEEIFQDTYSTTHRLDTNRLRNVSKFFAHLFFTDSIGWDIMRCIRMNEEDTTSSSRIFIKILFQELAEYMGLVKLNNRLKDPTLAEPFSGLFPRDNPKNTRFAINFFTSIGLGGLTDELREFLKHAPKQIAQPIAAPVAQKDAGSSSSSSSSSSSSSSSDSSSSSSESEDDRRRKKNQKKSKTRSDERRYSKQPEDRSWSNGRGRGKDGRTEGRRNDDRYRETVPERRESRKDYRQDDYRRRDRGEREEFEQRRDRERGDREYESNRGRGDDRSTSRRNRSKERR is encoded by the exons ATGTCCGATTCGGAGAAATCTCGTTCGCAACGAGATAAACGCGAGCACAGCGTCTCACCACGGCCCACACCCGGTAGCCCAACGCAGCAGGAAAAGCGTCGTAAGAAAGTATCCCGCAGAGGACGCGATTCTCGCTCTAGGTCCAGGTCGCGTTCTCGTTCGCGAAGTAAGGACAGACGAAACAAACGGGAAGAATATAGATCCAGAAGAAGCCGATCTCGATCAAACGATCGGGATCGCAAACGTAAGGAACGTCGAACTTCGCGAGATCGTAGAAGTTTAGAATCGGGTGAACGTTCCCGTAGTACGAGTAATGAAAAGGATGATACTACGGTACCGCCAAAACCCGAACGAAACGATGAGACTAAAAAAGCACCCATCCGACGGACGGTGGATTTGCTCACGTCAAAAACAGGAGGAGCATATATTCCACCGGCTAGATTGCGAATGATGCAGGCGGAAATTACGGATAAAACATCCGCAGCGTATCAGAGAATTTCATGGGAAGCGCTGAAAAAGTCAATTCATGGATACATTAACAAGGTGAACGTGGATAACATTGGAATCATCACCAGGGAACTGCTGCGGGAAAATATAGTTCGGGGAAGAGGTCTTCTCTGTCGATCGATTATTCAAGCGCAGGCAGCTTCCCCAACATTTACTCACGTCTATGCCGCACTGGTTGCAATAATCAATTCAAAGTTCCCGAACATTGGCGAGCTGCTACTGAAGCGATTGGTCATCCAGTTCAAGCGAGGCTTTCGGCGGAACGACAAAAGCATTTGCTTGTCTTCCTCTCGTTTCGTAGCTCATCTGGTGAACCAAAGGGTGGCACACGAAATTCTTGCCCTAGAAATTCTTACCCTTCTGGTGGAGAATCCGACCGATGATTCGGTTGAGGTGGCAATCGCATTTCTCAAGGAAGTAGGCCAAAAGCTGACTGAAGTGTCGGGGAAGGGTATCAATGCAATTTTTGAGATGTTGAAAAATATCCTCCACGAAGGAAAATTGGACAAGCGAGTGCAGTACATGATCGAGGTGGTGTTTCAGATTCGCAAGGACGGGTTTAAGGATCACACGGCGGTTAGTGATGCACTGGAACTGGTAGAGGAAGATGATCAGTATACACATTTGATTATGTTGGACGAAGCTACTGACACGCAGGATATTTTAA atgtttttaagGTGGACAACGAGTATGAAGAAAACGAGACAAAATACAAGGCAATCAGTAAGGAAATTCTAGGAAGCGATGCCAGTGGTGATGACGGTGAGGAAGGAGCATCGAGTGGTAGTGGCAGTGGGAGCGATTCCGAAGGAGATGACTCCGAGGGTGGTAGTGACGAGGAAGGCGATGCGGCACAGAAACAGCTGATTGTTGATAATACGGAAACCAATTTGATTGCGTTACGCAGAACAATTTATCTCACGATTCACTCCAGCTTGGACTACGAGGAGTGTGCCCACAAACTGATGAAAATGGAACTTAAACCGGGGCAGGAGCAGGAATTGTGTCACATGTTTTTGGATTGCTGTGCCGAACAGAGAACCTATGAAAAGTTTTACGGGCTGCTGGCTCAACGGTTTTGCATGATCAACAAGATTTATATCGAACCTTTTGAGGAGATATTTCAG GACACTTATTCAACTACTCATCGATTGGACACGAACCGTCTCCGAAACGTGAGTAAATTTTTCGCCCATCTGTTCTTTACGGATTCCATTGGTTGGGATATTATGCGTTGCATTCGTATGAACGAAGAAGATACGACAAGTTCCAGCCGCATATTCATTAAAATTCTGTTTCAAGAACTAGCCGAATACATGGGTCTGGTGAAGTTGAACAATCGTCTCAAGGACCCAACATTGGCCGAACCCTTCTCGGGGCTATTTCCGCGAGACAACCCGAAAAACACTCGTTTTGCCATTAACTTTTTCACCTCAATCGGTTTGGGTGGACTAACTGATGAGCTTCGAGAGTTCCTCAAGCATGCTCCCAAACAAATCGCTCAACCGATTGCTGCCCCGGTTGCCCAGAAAGACGCTGGCAGTTCATCATCTAGTtcttcatcgtcgtcgtcgtcatcgtcttCGGACTCTAGTTCCAGTTCTTCCGAATCCGAAGACGATCGGAGAAGAAAGAAGAACCAGAAGAAATCGAAAACGCGATCAGACGAGAGAAGGTATTCGAAACAACCCGAGGATCGGTCATGGTCAAATGGAAGAGGAAGAGGGAAGGATGGTCGAACCGAAGGTCGTAGAAATGATGATCGGTACCGAGAGACAGTACCTGAACGGCGAGAATCTCGCAAGGATTATCGGCAGGATGACTATCGAAGACGGGACAGAGGAGAACGGGAAGAGTTTGAGCAACGTCGCGATAGAGAGCGAGGTGATCGTGAGTACGAATCCAACCGCGGAAGAGGTGATGACCGTTCGACCAGTCGTCGGAATAGGAGCAAAGAAAGGCGGTAG